Proteins from a genomic interval of Thamnophis elegans isolate rThaEle1 chromosome 2, rThaEle1.pri, whole genome shotgun sequence:
- the LOC116502709 gene encoding cholinesterase-like has protein sequence MPCLLCPTLFCCLLLLPFPLASSCASKGDTVVITSSGPIKGKQFLVGPGSVTAYLGIPYAEPPLGKLRLQKPLPHQPWKQTLEATSFGNSCPQFIFRDAPEADIWSPKTPLSEDCLSLNIWVPHPQPSSPVPVLVWIHGGSYAFGTSSVDVFNGTHLAATENVIVVTINYRLGALGFLYLPPAAPGNLGLWDQQLALKWVKENAAAFGGDPSRVTLLGHSAGGSCMNLHLLAPKSQDFFAQAVIQSGTANAFWAWRSPEVVKQLSLEFVHLLGCSEDNNTSIGHCLQTKNVSELIRHEIAMSTKGFLLDFPFRPTTDGEFLLGEPETLMEEGQIQIKPVLIGETSDEAATFVPYIFPNITHNLINQEQLLKGIQLLVPNATEDVVQAIALRYSEGQHGPAQFRSALSYFYTDWIYACPSREAAGNIRKTGSPVYAYLFTHRPSWSIWPEWTGATHGAEVPYVFGTLESVPPFNQTYTEAEARLSHKMMHYWAEFARTGNPNGIAASKDKWPLYNPTEQNFFLLSTEPFQKRMVEHCDFLKSLFSKAEETQKSKGGSVSSD, from the exons ATGCCTTGTCTGCTGTGCCCAACTctcttctgctgcctcctcctccttccctttccattaGCCTCCAGTTGTGCATCTAAGGGAGACACAGTGGTCATAACCAGCAGTGGCCCTATTAAGGGCAAGCAGTTCCTGGTTGGCCCTGGATCTGTAACAGCCTATCTAGGCATTCCTTATGCTGAGCCTCCCCTGGGGAAGTTGCGTCTCCAGAAACCTCTTCCACATCAGCCATGGAAGCAAACATTGGAAGCCACCAGTTTTGGCAATTCCTGTCCTCAATTTATTTTCCGGGATGCTCCTGAAGCAGATATATGGTCTCCTAAAACACCACTGTCAGAAGATTGCCTTTCTCTCAACATCTGGGTGCCACACCCACAACCTTCTTCACCAGTCCCTGTTTTGGTCTGGATACACGGAGGGAGTTATGCATTCGGCACATCTTCTGTGGATGTGTTCAATGGGACACATTTGGCTGCCACTGAGAATGTCATTGTGGTCACCATCAATTATCGCTTGGGAGCTCTGGGCTTTCTGTACTTGCCACCAGCTGCTCCAGGGAACCTAGGCTTATGGGACCAACAGCTGGCCCTGAAGTGGGTAAAAGAGAATGCAGCTGCCTTTGGGGGAGATCCTTCTCGTGTGACCCTTTTGGGCCACAGTGCTGGAGGATCTTGTATGAATCTCCATCTTCTAGCACCAAAAAGCCAGGACTTTTTTGCCCAAGCGGTGATCCAGAGTGGAACAGCCAATGCCTTCTGGGCTTGGAGGTCTCCTGAGGTAGTCAAACAATTATCTCTGGAATTTGTTCATCTGCTAGGTTGCTCTGAGGACAATAATACCAGCATAGGGCATTGTCTGCAAACAAAAAATGTTTCTGAACTTATTCGGCATGAAATAGCTATGTCTACCAAAGGCTTCCTTCTGGATTTTCCCTTCAGGCCAACCACAGATGGGGAGTTTTTGCTTGGTGAACCAGAAACGCTCATGGAGGAGGGGCAAATTCAGATCAAACCAGTCCTCATAGGTGAAACCTCTGATGAAGCAGCCACATTTGTCCCCTATATTTTCCCTAACATCACCCACAATCTCATAAATCAGGAGCAGCTTCTGAAAGGGATACAGCTGTTAGTGCCAAATGCAACTGAAGATGTTGTTCAGGCTATTGCACTGAGGTATAGTGAAGGACAACATGGCCCAGCACAGTTCCGCTCCGCTCTGTCCTATTTCTATACAGATTGGATCTATGCATGCCCATCGAGGGAAGCTGCAGGAAATATCAGGAAAACTGGGAGTCCTGTATATGCCTATTTATTCACACATCGCCCTTCATGGTCAATTTGGCCTGAATGGACTGGGGCAACTCACGGTGCTGAAGTTCCTTATGTTTTTGGAACCCTTGAATCAGTGCCGCCTTTCAATCAAACCTACACAGAGGCTGAAGCCAGATTGAGCCATAAGATGATGCATTACTGGGCAGAGTTTGCCAGAACTGG gAATCCCAATGGGATAGCGGCCAGCAAGGATAAGTGGCCACTCTATAATCCCACAGAACAGAATTTCTTCCTTCTTAGTACTGAGCCATTCCAGAAAAGGATGGTAGAGCACTGTGACTTTTTAAAGAGCCTTTTTTCAAAGGCTGAAGAGACAC aGAAGTCCAAAGGTGGTTCTGTTTCATCTGACTAG